The DNA window ATCGACCAGACGGGCCAAATTGATTACGCATCGTCGGAGATCTTCAACCGCGATTTTTACCGGATTCCGCCGTATGAGGGTGTCAACATGACTCCGTTTGAAGCGGGCATCAGTCAGCAATTTCCCAACAACGGTTACCTGATCGACACGGCAATCATCCGGCAGATTCAGTACACCAACGAGTCGGGTGACGCCTGCGACTTTGATTTCGGCTACCGGATCGGTGCAGCTGGTCACCGGACTTATTTCGTGGACAGCTACCTGGGCAAATACCGGCTGCACAACCAGTCGATTTCCCACAGCAGGGCCAGTAACCCCGCTTACCACGCGTATAAGCTGCTGGTCGAAGCCGCGCCCGAAACGCAGCTGGGGAAGTCGATCCGGGCGATCCGTCTGCGCGAACGCGCACCCATCGCCATCACGGAAGCGTTGCTGATGGGAGACCGTCGGCAAGCTATGTCGATCCTGTTCGGCCCCTGGTACCGGAGCCGACTCCTGACGCCACGGGGTATCAAGCGGGTGCTGCACACGGTGTTCAACATTCGATTCGACCGACCGCAATCGACACCGGCTACCCATTGATTTTCCGTATCTGACTTAGTACGTA is part of the Spirosoma rhododendri genome and encodes:
- a CDS encoding glycosyltransferase family 2 protein, which produces MFTVSIVIPTYNRPALLAEAIRSCLDQTYPPSELIVGDDSPGDESRQVVEAMQVTTSIPIRHIHNKPSLRQVANVNRLFDAATGDKTMLLHDDDLLLPEALETLVNVFRKHDKVAVAFGKQYLIDQTGQIDYASSEIFNRDFYRIPPYEGVNMTPFEAGISQQFPNNGYLIDTAIIRQIQYTNESGDACDFDFGYRIGAAGHRTYFVDSYLGKYRLHNQSISHSRASNPAYHAYKLLVEAAPETQLGKSIRAIRLRERAPIAITEALLMGDRRQAMSILFGPWYRSRLLTPRGIKRVLHTVFNIRFDRPQSTPATH